In one Streptomyces marincola genomic region, the following are encoded:
- the bla gene encoding class A beta-lactamase, whose amino-acid sequence MTYTFRMRRGAACAAGLLALVALPACGQEGVGSAPVAAADSARSVPLAEDTAGGLRELEREFDARLGVYALDTGTGREVAYRADDRFAYASTFKALLAGAVLREHGLEGIDEVIAYSADELVPYSPVTENFVDTGMSLRDLCAATLWYSDNTAANLLLDTLGGPDGLEAVLEEFGDDVTEMDRYETDLNEATPGDIRDTSTPRAMAGSLRAFLLGDALERQERALLRQWMETNTTGETLIKAGVPEEWTVADKSGSAGYGGRNNVAVVWPDDGGNPIVMAVMSSRDEEDAEHRDALVAEAASVAVEGLGR is encoded by the coding sequence ATGACGTACACGTTTCGCATGCGCCGAGGCGCCGCGTGCGCGGCCGGTCTGCTCGCGCTCGTCGCGCTGCCGGCGTGCGGCCAGGAGGGCGTCGGGTCCGCGCCCGTTGCGGCCGCGGACTCCGCGCGGTCCGTGCCCCTCGCGGAGGACACGGCCGGCGGCCTCCGGGAACTTGAGCGTGAGTTCGACGCGCGGCTCGGTGTCTACGCCCTGGACACGGGCACGGGCCGGGAAGTCGCCTACCGGGCGGACGACCGCTTCGCGTACGCGTCCACTTTCAAGGCGCTGCTGGCGGGTGCCGTGCTCCGGGAGCACGGTCTTGAGGGGATCGACGAGGTGATCGCCTACTCCGCCGACGAGCTGGTCCCCTACTCCCCCGTGACCGAGAACTTCGTCGACACCGGGATGAGCCTGCGCGACCTGTGCGCGGCGACCCTGTGGTACAGCGACAACACAGCGGCCAACCTGCTCCTCGACACGCTCGGCGGGCCCGATGGGCTGGAGGCGGTGCTGGAGGAGTTCGGCGACGACGTCACCGAGATGGACCGTTACGAGACGGATCTGAACGAGGCCACCCCCGGCGACATCCGCGACACCAGCACACCGCGCGCGATGGCCGGCAGTCTGCGCGCGTTCCTGCTGGGCGATGCGCTGGAACGGCAGGAACGCGCACTGCTGCGGCAGTGGATGGAGACCAACACCACCGGCGAGACCCTCATCAAGGCCGGCGTGCCCGAGGAGTGGACCGTGGCCGACAAGAGCGGATCGGCCGGGTACGGCGGACGCAACAACGTGGCCGTGGTGTGGCCGGACGACGGGGGCAACCCCATCGTCATGGCGGTCATGTCCAGCCGCGACGAGGAGGACGCGGAACACCGCGACGCGCTCGTCGCCGAGGCCGCGTCCGTGGCCGTGGAGGGGCTGGGGCGCTAG